From the uncultured Trichococcus sp. genome, one window contains:
- a CDS encoding amino acid ABC transporter permease — protein MSFKFEVMIQSLKVASQYIGTTLFMAITAIVIGVILGLGIALIRLYRIKGLSQFFQVAVTLLKGIPMVLIILALYLVASKQFDVWSESMNWSLRFRDFNMVWIAISALTLLATINSSEIFRGAFAAIKKGQFDAAKSMGMTDLQTIRRVLLPQAIPISLPMFSNLLIGLVKASSLASMVSVVDVFAAAKITAQQNYRFLEAYVAVAVIYWGISLVIEKGAQLLEQRMTRKLRRAIL, from the coding sequence ATGAGTTTCAAATTTGAGGTGATGATCCAATCATTGAAAGTAGCAAGCCAATACATTGGCACAACATTATTCATGGCCATAACAGCGATCGTCATCGGCGTTATTTTAGGGTTAGGGATAGCGCTGATCCGGCTATATCGTATCAAAGGACTGAGCCAATTTTTCCAAGTGGCTGTCACTTTATTGAAAGGCATCCCGATGGTATTGATCATTCTCGCTCTGTACCTGGTCGCTTCCAAACAGTTTGATGTTTGGTCGGAATCCATGAACTGGTCGCTTCGGTTCAGAGACTTCAACATGGTATGGATTGCCATTTCCGCATTGACGCTATTGGCCACGATCAACAGTAGCGAAATTTTTCGCGGGGCATTTGCGGCTATCAAAAAAGGGCAGTTCGATGCCGCCAAATCGATGGGCATGACCGACCTTCAAACGATTCGCCGGGTTCTGTTGCCGCAAGCAATCCCGATCTCTTTACCGATGTTCAGCAATCTGTTGATTGGCTTGGTTAAGGCTTCTTCCTTAGCCTCGATGGTCAGTGTCGTCGATGTGTTTGCAGCTGCGAAGATCACAGCCCAGCAAAACTACCGCTTCCTGGAAGCCTATGTGGCGGTTGCGGTCATATATTGGGGAATCAGCCTGGTGATCGAAAAAGGTGCGCAACTCCTTGAACAGCGCATGACCCGTAAATTGAGGAGGGCGATTTTATGA
- a CDS encoding amino acid ABC transporter permease: MSSFFSWDLVWEFFPKILSALPVTLLIVGIATLVGLVLGSFIAFIRVEKIPILNQIAAVFVSFIRGTPILVQLYIVYYGVPSLLQAIQIDVSSWDKIIFIYITYGLNTAAFQSETIRAAILSVPITQKEASIACGLTKSQMYLRVILPQVVVVALPSFGTTTVALLQDTSLAFTIGIVDVVGKARAIGAVTYHTLEGYVGAAILFITLSVILERVFDVLEKRMNFTEAKKSSFQLPRLFLNKNKEVQLKKVQKIETNLKEELL, encoded by the coding sequence ATGTCAAGTTTCTTTAGTTGGGATCTAGTATGGGAGTTTTTTCCAAAAATTCTCAGTGCGTTGCCCGTGACCTTGTTGATTGTAGGCATTGCGACTCTTGTAGGCTTGGTGTTAGGAAGTTTTATAGCGTTCATACGGGTGGAAAAAATACCGATATTGAATCAGATAGCCGCAGTATTTGTTTCCTTCATTCGCGGGACGCCGATTCTTGTCCAGCTATACATCGTTTATTACGGTGTGCCCAGCCTCTTACAGGCGATCCAGATTGATGTGTCATCATGGGACAAAATTATTTTCATCTACATTACGTACGGATTGAATACCGCAGCGTTTCAATCAGAAACCATTCGAGCCGCAATCTTGAGTGTACCGATCACGCAGAAAGAAGCCAGCATCGCATGTGGACTGACGAAGTCGCAAATGTACCTGCGGGTCATTCTTCCGCAAGTTGTTGTCGTGGCGTTACCCTCGTTTGGCACAACGACCGTCGCGTTGCTGCAGGATACATCGTTGGCATTTACGATCGGGATCGTGGATGTGGTAGGAAAAGCGCGGGCCATTGGTGCCGTGACCTACCACACCTTGGAAGGCTATGTAGGCGCGGCAATTCTGTTCATTACGTTGAGCGTTATTCTTGAAAGAGTCTTTGACGTGTTGGAGAAACGGATGAATTTCACAGAAGCAAAAAAATCGTCGTTCCAACTGCCCAGATTATTCCTTAATAAAAATAAAGAGGTTCAATTGAAAAAGGTTCAAAAAATCGAGACAAATTTGAAGGAGGAATTATTATGA
- a CDS encoding transporter substrate-binding domain-containing protein, translating to MKKSTVGFGASLLMAGVILAGCGSGSAETESAADSGATEIKVGTGNEALPYAYLDENGEYDGYDVAVVKAIDEKLTDYTFTFEGADFPTTLSNLESGKVEMAAFEYEINAERQEKFVYGDVGYVVWDTYIVSDPDAGTVYESFDDLAGKKVYATTATNQAAMAETYLEENPDAFELVYGEYNNEQIVQAITSGAVDASLAPKYQVDNWNRSFDENLAIGSEPVHNSDAYLLFNKEADQAFIDAVNTALEELKADGTIKELSEEYLDGDYVPE from the coding sequence ATGAAAAAGTCAACAGTGGGATTCGGAGCAAGTTTATTGATGGCAGGGGTTATCTTGGCTGGGTGCGGCAGCGGCTCTGCTGAAACTGAGAGTGCAGCAGACAGCGGCGCGACAGAGATTAAAGTAGGTACAGGGAATGAAGCACTGCCATATGCTTATTTGGATGAAAATGGTGAATATGATGGTTATGATGTCGCTGTAGTGAAAGCCATTGATGAAAAGCTGACGGATTACACGTTCACTTTTGAAGGCGCGGATTTCCCGACAACATTGTCCAATCTGGAGAGCGGAAAAGTTGAGATGGCTGCTTTTGAATATGAAATAAATGCAGAGCGACAGGAAAAATTTGTCTACGGGGATGTCGGTTACGTGGTATGGGATACGTACATTGTCTCTGATCCGGATGCAGGAACGGTTTATGAGTCCTTCGACGATCTTGCCGGGAAAAAAGTCTACGCCACAACGGCAACTAACCAGGCAGCAATGGCTGAAACGTATCTGGAAGAAAATCCCGATGCTTTTGAATTGGTTTATGGCGAATACAACAACGAACAGATCGTCCAGGCGATTACTTCAGGAGCCGTCGATGCATCTTTGGCACCAAAATATCAAGTAGATAACTGGAACCGTTCCTTCGATGAAAACTTAGCGATCGGCAGTGAACCGGTCCATAATTCGGATGCTTACCTGCTCTTCAATAAAGAAGCCGATCAAGCCTTCATCGATGCCGTGAACACAGCGTTAGAGGAATTAAAAGCGGATGGAACCATCAAGGAACTTTCCGAAGAATATCTAGATGGTGATTACGTTCCAGAATAA
- a CDS encoding amino acid ABC transporter ATP-binding protein, which translates to MMEVRNIHKRFGKQEVLKGIDMDVAKGEVVTLLGPSGSGKTTFLRCLNFLERADEGSILLGETETIVNKANPKEILAHQRQTAMVFQNYALFHNKTARENIVMPLLLTKKTTKQEAYEVADALLEQVGLTERQDFYPSQLSGGQQQRIGIARALALNPKVILFDEPTSALDPELVGQTLTLLRDIAETGATMVLVTHEMKFAYEVSDKIIFMENGQIVEQGTPKAVFEQTKEERTKAFLARFTTQMAR; encoded by the coding sequence ATGATGGAAGTACGCAATATCCACAAGCGCTTCGGTAAGCAGGAAGTCCTCAAAGGCATCGATATGGATGTCGCCAAAGGGGAAGTTGTCACCCTTCTGGGGCCAAGCGGTTCCGGCAAAACAACTTTTCTCCGCTGTCTGAATTTTTTGGAACGGGCGGATGAAGGCAGCATTCTGTTGGGGGAGACCGAAACGATCGTAAATAAAGCCAATCCAAAGGAAATTTTGGCGCACCAACGCCAAACCGCGATGGTCTTTCAAAATTATGCGTTGTTCCATAATAAGACAGCGCGCGAAAATATTGTGATGCCACTTTTGCTGACGAAAAAAACAACAAAGCAGGAAGCGTATGAAGTAGCGGATGCTTTGTTGGAACAAGTGGGCCTGACCGAACGCCAAGATTTTTATCCCAGCCAATTATCCGGCGGCCAACAGCAACGGATCGGGATTGCGCGGGCCTTGGCGTTGAATCCGAAAGTGATCTTGTTCGATGAACCGACCTCAGCATTGGATCCGGAATTGGTCGGACAAACGCTGACGCTCCTGAGAGACATCGCAGAAACTGGCGCAACGATGGTGCTGGTGACGCATGAGATGAAATTCGCTTATGAAGTGTCGGACAAAATCATCTTTATGGAGAATGGCCAAATTGTTGAACAAGGAACACCAAAAGCAGTGTTTGAACAAACAAAAGAAGAGCGGACCAAAGCCTTTTTGGCCCGTTTCACAACTCAAATGGCTAGATAG